In Pirellula sp. SH-Sr6A, the DNA window AAAGAGCGATTTCTACAGACACCGATCCAAGTAGCGTCAGGGGGGGAAGAACGCTCAACGCGCCGATCCGGTGCTCTTTTTTCTCATCTCTTTGTAACGACTGGCCCAATTAGGGCCAGTCGTTACAACGGAGAGGACAGGATTCGAACCTGCGGTAAGGAGTTAACCCTACGCCGAATTAGCAATCCGGTGCTTTAGACCACTCAGCCACCTCTCCAATACAGGCGTATTGTGCCGAATTCTGCGCCCGATGCAAGCTCGGTTTGGGGGCATTTCTGCTCCTTGCTCGTCGCCACCCGCCAACCCACCGCTACCGCAGCCGCAGCCCTGGCGAAACAAACCGTTTTTCGACAAACGAAAACGCATATTGCACCAAAACGGCCATCGCTGCCGCCGGTATCGCCCCTTGCAAAATCAGCGGCAAACTCATCAACCGAATTCCCGTCAAAATCGGAGCTCCATATCCCCCCGCCCCAATCAACGCTCCAATTGTCGCCGTCCCTACGTTGATCACCGCCGCCGTCTTGATCCCTGCCAAGATCGAGGGCATCGCAAGCGGGATCTCGACCAACTTCAATCGCGCCGCTGGCGGCAATCCCAACACCACCGCCGACTCCATCGTGTTGGTTGGGATCTGCGTCAAACCGGAATACGTGTTCCGCACAATCGGTAACAAACTGTAAAAGAACAACGCCGCAATCGCCGGCAATGCCCCCAAGCCAAAGATCGGGATCATGAACACCAGCAGCGCCATTGAAGGCAACGTCTGTACCACACTCACCACCCCCAAAATCACATTCCCAAAATGCTCGTTCTTCGCCGAGAGTGTTCCCAACGGAACGGCACACATAATCGCCAGCAACAATGATATGGCCACCAACAGCACGTGCTCCCGTGTTGTCTTGATCAATCGCTGCACCATTCGAGCGAACTGATCCTTTCTCCCCACCTCCAGCATGGGCGCATCAAGCTGCATCACTTCGTTCAAAAAACTCGCAGCCACGTTGCTCTCCAGCTCTCGATCCAACCGGACCTTGGCCGACATTGCAGACATCGTTTTGGAATCGAGCTTGCCTACCAATTCCAAAATCTTTGCGGCGATAGGTGGATTGCGGTCGGCAAACTCTTGACGCATCAAGATGACCGCATAGTAAGTAGGGAAGTATCCCAAGTCGTCTTCTAGAACCCGTAGTTTATAGAAGTCAATCTCCGCATCGGTCGTGTATATATCGGTGACATCGATGGCTCCCTTTTCCAGCCCTCGATAAGCAAGGTTGTGGTCCATGGTTTTGATGCGGAAATCAGGGAATCGATACTTCTCAGCGAGTTGTTTCCAGCCATCTTGCCGCTCCATAAATTCATCGCTGATACCAATCTCCAGCTTGGGATGATTTCGTAGATCGCTGATTCTGGTAATCCCAAGCCTAGCCGCATCCGCCTCTCGCATTCCCAAGGCATAGGTATTATTAAATCCCAGTCGATCCGACATAAGGATCCCCTTTTTGGCCATCGCTTCCCGCATGTCTTGCTCGCTGCGGATCGTATTTCCCTCGGGAATCGCATCCGACAAAAGCTCTTCTCGAATGGTACCTGTGTAGTCAACATAGGCATCGACATCCCCTGCTTGCAACGCTTTCCAGAGGACTTGTGTCCCTCCCAACTCCGCTTTGTGTTCGCAGCGAGCGCCGGTCGAGCGCGCGAGATGGGCCAGGCATTCACCTAGCAAAACCGATTCCGTGAAGCCCTTGGACCCTACTTTGACCTCCGTCTCGGCGCGGGTTGTCGGAGCGAGGAGTAGAGAAACGAGGAAAGCCAAATTCATGGTGATCCGACGGACTGCGACTTGCATCATGCACCTGGGATTCGTTGGGCGTTGATAAAGCGGGTTACATAATCATTGGCGGGTTTGTGGATCAAGTCGTCCAGCACTCCGTCTTGAACGATTTGACCATCGGAGAGAAGCAACACACGATCGCCGAAAAATCCAGCTTCTCCCATGTCGTGGGTTACCATGATGGATGTCTTTTTCAGAGTTTGAAAAATCCCCCGAAGGTCTTCTTGGAGATCATACCGCACCAGAGGATCGAGGGCCCCCATCGGTTCGTCTAGAAGAATCACGGGGGGATCCATCATCAGCGCTCGCATGATTCCAACTCGCTGTCTTTGCCCCCCTGACATCTGAAGCGGATAACGATCGAGCGCGATACGAGGGAGACGGGTCAAATCCGCTAACTCCTGCACGCGGGCATTGATTCGCTCGGCCCCCCAACCCAAATGCTGAGCGAGAATCCCGACATTCTGTTTCGCTGTCAGGTGAGGAAAGAGCCCGCCATCTTGGATGACGTATCCCATTCGTTGTCTCAGGTGCAGTACATTGTTTTGATTCAAGATTTGACCGTCAAACTCGATGGTCCCTGAATCGGCCGGAATCAGGCCGATGAGAACGCGGAGCAAGGTGCTTTTGCCACAACCGCTGGGCCCGATCAAGACGGTCGACTCGCCCGTTCGAAACGTCAGTGTCGTAGGTTGTAGGACTTGATGATCGCCAAAGGATTTACTGACGTTGCTTAATGTAAACATAGATCGGATGGGGGGATCTGTGAGGACGTGGGGATCTGTGAGAGGGTGCGGTCAAGGTGTAGGCGTGGCGTTGAGCGAATCGAGCAAAGTTTGAACGCGATGCTGCATTTCGGCTGTCAACGTCGATGCACTGCTCGATTTGCTCGAGTTTTTGTCCAACCAGATCGGGGTGTCGAACTGCACGGTGACCCGTTTGGCGCCGTGCACAGTGGGATAGGCACAGCCGAGAACGTCTTCCTCTAATTTATCGACCGTTTCTACCAAGCGTTCGATCGAATCGGCGTCTCCGAGATACGTGCCTGGGTAGCTGTAGAGCTG includes these proteins:
- a CDS encoding glycine betaine ABC transporter substrate-binding protein, whose product is MMQVAVRRITMNLAFLVSLLLAPTTRAETEVKVGSKGFTESVLLGECLAHLARSTGARCEHKAELGGTQVLWKALQAGDVDAYVDYTGTIREELLSDAIPEGNTIRSEQDMREAMAKKGILMSDRLGFNNTYALGMREADAARLGITRISDLRNHPKLEIGISDEFMERQDGWKQLAEKYRFPDFRIKTMDHNLAYRGLEKGAIDVTDIYTTDAEIDFYKLRVLEDDLGYFPTYYAVILMRQEFADRNPPIAAKILELVGKLDSKTMSAMSAKVRLDRELESNVAASFLNEVMQLDAPMLEVGRKDQFARMVQRLIKTTREHVLLVAISLLLAIMCAVPLGTLSAKNEHFGNVILGVVSVVQTLPSMALLVFMIPIFGLGALPAIAALFFYSLLPIVRNTYSGLTQIPTNTMESAVVLGLPPAARLKLVEIPLAMPSILAGIKTAAVINVGTATIGALIGAGGYGAPILTGIRLMSLPLILQGAIPAAAMAVLVQYAFSFVEKRFVSPGLRLR
- a CDS encoding ATP-binding cassette domain-containing protein; translated protein: MFTLSNVSKSFGDHQVLQPTTLTFRTGESTVLIGPSGCGKSTLLRVLIGLIPADSGTIEFDGQILNQNNVLHLRQRMGYVIQDGGLFPHLTAKQNVGILAQHLGWGAERINARVQELADLTRLPRIALDRYPLQMSGGQRQRVGIMRALMMDPPVILLDEPMGALDPLVRYDLQEDLRGIFQTLKKTSIMVTHDMGEAGFFGDRVLLLSDGQIVQDGVLDDLIHKPANDYVTRFINAQRIPGA